The sequence CTATGCCtctggaagaagaaagacttaCTTGGCAACAAAAGTCACCTGCACAATTtcataagaaagtaaaaaatgaaatcacagtTCATCACTcttttatttgtcatttctttGTTTATCACTACCACGGCCATGCTAAATCTCTTTCTCTGCTGTCTAAGCAAAAAAGACATAAAGGGGACTCTGAAGAGATCTAATGGGATTGCAGTCACAAAAGGGCCAAAGGTCATAGGGATGATGAAGTGCCCTTGTTTTCAGGGCACAGAGTCCTGCAACCAGAAATTGTGATTCTTTGTTCATTGTGGAATAAAATTTGCTCCTTCTCTTTGTTTCCCgggatttccattttatttaattcaagttTTCTATAAAAATCCAGTAATTCAGTTTATTAAGCTCTCTTCTCAGTCTACgatataggcttttttttttaattgtgctttATTCTACTTCAAATTTTTCCAAACTCTGgatatgaaatattttggaaattctcattttttcatgtattgacatggatttttttttttagaaataatttcttcttaaatGATATATATCCTACCAAGTAATTTCCCCCTTGTTTTCCTGAAAGACTAGTCATCAGATGATTTACTCATATGAAAACATGTACAAGTGACAACCAAGGcagtttatataattttataaaatggttCACCAAATCAGAGGGTGTGGAACTGTGGTTAAGGAGGGTTAACTGCAAcattatatgcagattttcaatGACCCAGGGTGTCATTGCCccaacccctgtgttgttcaaggggtcaaatttttatatctgtatatgtgtgtgtatatatctcatGATCAAACAATGACTCACTAGAGAGGTTGAACGCCTATCTGGTTATGTGGTTCAGGGTCACAATTTGTGCAAACAAACATGTCTGCCAATCTCCTGCTTACCTGGGTGGAAACTGAAATAGATTGACTTTTAATACAATTATCTGTGATAAAATTCTAAAACACAATAATGTTGATTGCTATCTTTAAATATCAAAatagagggaatacggggatatgtgtataaaaacagatgattgaacttggtgtaccccccaaaaataataaataaataaataaaattaaaaaaaatatatcaaaataaatgcATAGAATGAGAAGGTTATTATAATTGCCCTCAGttctgtacaattttatattttattcagttagCTATTTCTGAATAACCTCTCATCctaatataaatgttttaatattatgCCTTTATTATGAAATGGGATTTTATGTTCAGGAATTGGTCTGATCTCCACTGGGCTCCTCATGGTTCTATGTTCACCTGTAATTCTATGTGTTATAATTGTAAGTATCATCCATGATGTTGTATGCAGCTGTGTTTCAATTCTTTCTTCACTAATATGTGACAGTCTacttcatttatatatgtatttcaatCGTATAGCTTGTGGAAAAAATAGTTTATCATTGGTGATATCAGCACCATGGTGGCAGAAAACACTCCCTTTGTCTCACCCATTCAATCTACAACTAATAAAGCCAAGTAACTAAACAAAGGTCTTTCTGCCCAGGACATCAGGGCATCAGAGATTCACACAGTTGTACATCTAAAGGTGGGTGGATTAGAACACATAGAGAAGGTGAAACCAGGGAACAGCAGAGGCAGTGCCCCTGATCCCAGCCTCATGTTTGAGGCCTCTGAGTCCATTGCCCAGAGACCCTGGTAGCACAGGTGGAGGTGGCACACATGACACTGACTTCCTGGATGCAGCATCTCCTACAGCCATGGGGAACCAGGCAGCAAGGGTGGAGCAGCCTTCGACTGAGGTCACCCTGGACGTGACAATAGCGCCTACCATTCTGTTTCCCCTAGTAGAGATGCCTGCTCCAGCAGGGACATGGGCAGCCCCAAGTCACCAGGGACACTGGAGACACAAACAGTGATGACAAAGGCACCCATGACACTTCTGGCAAAGGCCATGAAATTCAATAAATGTAGTTTCGACTCAATGGCATAGTAAATTTATAGATATTCTGGTCTAGAATAGGGATTCTCACCATCATACTATTAACTTCGGGGAAGGATCATTACTTGTATTGGGTGATATTCTGTGGTTTACAGGAGATTAGTAGCATCCCTTCAGATATCGCCAAATAACCCGAGGGGCAAAATCATCtctggttgagaatcactgccccaGAATTCCAGAACTCAGAGATTCCAATCAGGCTCCATCCCTTGCCTGGGGTATACCTTTGAGCAGAACATTAAATCCCTCTGAGTTCCATTTCTACAATGGAGAATGGAGTTCATAAAAGTACTACCTCATAGAActcattgcttttaaaattaaatttgacaaTCAGTATAATATGCTAAACTAATTTATGGGGCATAGCAATAGCGAAGTCTCTCTCTTGTAATTACAAGTACTTTGTATTGAGGGACTAAATGACAGCTCTGAACTTGTGATACAACTAGGAAATTCCTAATTGGCTTGGAAGAACCATCATGAATCCAGAAAGTATAATATCCAAGATCTTATGTCAAAGGAGAAAAGTTATCCCCCTTTTTGAAGAGGGAAATAGTAATTTCCAGAGATTTCAGTGATTGTGGCCCACCACCAAATCAAAGCTTTGAAGACCCATGTGACAAACACAGACAAATCTTCAATATTATACTTTTGGAAAATTTGAACTCGAAGATGGAAGCAGGAGAGTTAAAGGAGAAGGAGTAATAAAACCTGAATCACTTACCTTACAATGTGGTCTCCTAGGAACAAAGAATCAGCAGAAAAAAAGTTCTATCTGTCTACACCAGTGTCTCCAAGGGAATCACGTACTTAGAGGTTGGATTAACGAGGAAAACATGCCTAATGAGCGGACATAGGAAGCTCTAAATATCTCCTGTGCTGCAGTCCCTTAGTCTGAGCCAGTTTTTGGTTGGACAGGACATGATCCTTGCATTTGCAGTCCCAAATCTGGCAGGAGTACTGATGCTCGATCTTTTCCTGTTGGCTTGTCTGGGGACAAAACGTTGGTCCGCATCATCAATTATTTTACTTCCacaaggaaagctttctctcaaATTCTACACACAGGTGAGTCCAAGAGATGAACAGACACTTCAGGAGAGGATCAGAGAGGACTGAAGCAAGACCATGTACCTGAGGTCACCTGAGAGCCAATCTAGCACAGCCCAGATGTCAGATATCACTGTGGTTGTTTGCTGGGAGACATAAAATGCTTCCAGTAGAAGTGGACAATTAGTCTAAGGAAAGTATTTGTTAACAGGAGTTGACAAAAAGGGAAAAGCCTCAGGAAGAAGAAGTCTTCTACTGGTTCATATGAAATATACTGaactttttttgtgttttatgtatCTCTCATTTTGAATTGTTAGTTTATTCTcttggcttatttttcttttggcataTGCAATCTGTAAGGTCTTTCACATCATGAAGATATCACTGTTTCTGtcttcataaaaaatattttctttaatatttttcctggGCATCAAGGAGATGTCACTGGAGTTGGAATGTTGCCAAACAAAGGAAGCTTTTCTTCATTAGATTGGCTCAGGGGCCATTTGATCTTATTGGGAATTTTTCCCCTAATGTCCATATGTccacttcatttctctttctttctctctctctatttctctctctctcatacttttcatgtttctttaaaTACAGAGCAGAAAGGGACCATACTAAAAAGGAATCTCCAGTGTATTGGTCCACAAGAGGCTCACTAACTGGAATTTCTGGGTACCATTTATACAGTCTTTACAGGAAAGATAATACAATTTGACCAGATTGAGATGTAACCactcattttctaaaaatggtAGTTACGAGTGAGAAATGCATGGTAGTAACACAGCCCAGGAGGCTGTGTTGTTTGCTGCACCTGGTGGATTGAGAACAGTTCTTAAAGCAGAGGCACCTGGACTCATACATTAAGGTGCCTTATAACACAGAGGCTGGAATTAAATCAACAAGTGTCATTAAGAAGGGGATTTGTTTTAATTCACAGGACACATTtgaaacacaattaaaaaagTACAAGGAATGTGTGAAGGAAGGATTCTCTGTGAACTGAAGTTTTAGCTGTAGCAGGGAGACCCCCTTGTTCCTCAGCATCCCTGACACCATCTCTAATCACTCGTCCTCTTGTGTATTCCTCTGCCCCACTGGCTTCCTTGTTTGGATCTGAACACATGGAACCAGCATTTTCCTCAGGTCCTTTGCAGTGGgtgttccctctgccaggcacACACTTCTGCTGACTagatccttctctctctttcttgaagTCTATGTTCAAATATCATCTTGTTTGCTGGCCTTACCAGAACACTCAGTACAAAATAATACCTCCTATGTCTCTCTCCTTTatacttggttttgttttcatcatgGCATCTGTCACCACCTGACATATCATATAATACTTTATTTTCATATCATCGTTTGCCATCCTTGGATTGCAGGAGATTTGTTTTTCAGCACTCTCTACTTATTTCCTATATATACTTGGGACATGTTTGGCACTCAGTATATATTTCCCAAATGCATAGGGAATTTCTCATTAAAACTGTAGAATAGATGACCTCTTTGGAAATGTGCTGAGAATGGGACAAAAATTCCTAGTCAGAGATGAAATGGAGTATAACGTCAAGAAGAACTTTtccatacataaaataataacatgaaTTTCTTGACagcaaaatggaaattttagtatTTAAACTATGTGAGTTATGCCCTTTTGTGTGAAAATTAAtcacattattttcctttttcctggtaGTCACCTCCACAACATGGAACCATGTAACAagacacatattttaaattttcttcttctgggactttcAGAGGAACCAAAACTGCAGGCCCTCATATTTGGGGttttcctctccatgtacctgatcactgtgtttggaaacctACTCCTCATCCTGACTGTCAGCTCAGACCCCCaactccacacacccatgtactttttTCTCTCAAACTTGTCttttgtagacatctgtttcacctccaccaccatcccaaagatgctgtggaACATTCAGACCCAGAGTGAAGTCATAACTTATGCAGGCTGCATCACCCAGATCTATTTTTACATACTCTTTGCAACATTAGATGACATTCTCCTGAGCGTGATGGCCTATGACTGGTTTGTGGCCATTTGTcaccccctgcactacacagTCATCATGAATCCCCGGCTCTGTGGACTGCTGGAGCTGATGTCCTGGATAGTGAATGCCATGTATTTCTTGTTACACACTTTAATGGTGTTGAGATTGTCCTTCTGTCCAGATTTGGAAAttccccactttttctgtgaactgtaTCAATTGGTACAACTTGCTAGTTCTGACGCCTTTCTTAATAGCATGATGATGTATCTTGCAGCTTTACTGATGGTTGGTGGTCCTTTTGCTGGCATCCTTTACTCTTACTCTAAAATAGTTTCCTGCATATGCAGAATCCCATCAATTCAGGGGAAGTATAATGCATTTTCCACCTGTGTGTCTCACCTCTCTgttgtctccttattttattgtacaaGCCTAGGTGTGTACCTTAGCTCTGCTGCTACTCACAGCTCACACTCAAGTGCAACAGCCTCGGTGATAtacactgtggtcacacccatgctgaaccccttcatctacagtctgaggaataaagacataaagaGGGCTCTGAATACTTTCTATTTCAGGCCAGGTTAAAAGGTTCAATTTTCCTGGGGGTGATGACATGGCATTGTCTCATGGCTTAAAGCCTCTGAACCAGcaattgtgattattttattattgtggaATAAAATTTGCTCCTATTTCTTTCCTGTGATATTCATTTTTTAGCAGTTATATGTACTTTTTATTCCAAATAAACTGCAAGAATTTTCCTTAATATATAATGAGGATAAACACCCTGGAAGAGCCAAAAGTACACTAGTTAGATTCTAAATTGTCAGATACTCATAATCAAATAGTATTTTATACACTGACTACTTCATGGGATTTCatacttttttgcttttataacatCTATCTTTCAAGGAGAAAAGTGATCATTCAAATGTGTTGGTTTTctggtaaaatatttttgaaatata is a genomic window of Hippopotamus amphibius kiboko isolate mHipAmp2 chromosome 15, mHipAmp2.hap2, whole genome shotgun sequence containing:
- the LOC130836302 gene encoding olfactory receptor 7A17-like, with the protein product MEPCNKTHILNFLLLGLSEEPKLQALIFGVFLSMYLITVFGNLLLILTVSSDPQLHTPMYFFLSNLSFVDICFTSTTIPKMLWNIQTQSEVITYAGCITQIYFYILFATLDDILLSVMAYDWFVAICHPLHYTVIMNPRLCGLLELMSWIVNAMYFLLHTLMVLRLSFCPDLEIPHFFCELYQLVQLASSDAFLNSMMMYLAALLMVGGPFAGILYSYSKIVSCICRIPSIQGKYNAFSTCVSHLSVVSLFYCTSLGVYLSSAATHSSHSSATASVIYTVVTPMLNPFIYSLRNKDIKRALNTFYFRPG